The Gordonia terrae genome contains the following window.
CCGAGCCCGCACCATCGGGTGGGGCCGATGCCCAGCGTCGACGTCGCGGTGTCGACTTCGGCGTGGCGCCGGACGGCCAGCTCGGCCGGGGACAGCGTCGGCGAACCGGGATGCGACGCCGAGCCGTCGGAGAGGCAGAGCGCGACGACGTCGACACCCCGTCGGTGGGCGGCCGCCATCACCCCGCCGACGCCGAGGATCTCGTCGTCGGGGTGGGCGGCCAGGACGATCAGCCGCCGGACGTCCGGCTCGAAGTCGGGCCACGGCCCCCGCACGGCGAACCACCGCTGCCACTCCGACTCCGGGGTTCCCTCCGACGATGTCGGGGTCGTCCCGAAGCGGTCCGTCGAGGAGATGTCGCCGGTCGTCATGACGTCTCCGATCCCGGGCCGGGTATCCGACCCCCGGTCAGTCCGCCCAGGACCGCGAGATCACGGTCGGCGTGGGACTGCCGGATGTAGACGGTGAGGTCGGCGACAGCCTGGGCGTGGTCGGGATCGGCGGCGAGCGGGCCGGGACCCAATGCACGCCCGACCCGATCGATCACGGCGGTGGCGATCTGTTCGACGGACCAGCGCACCGCGAAGGCGAGCCGTTTCGCCGACGCGGTCGGGTCATTGTCGATCTCATGTGCCGCGGCCTGCAGGTGCGCCCATCCGGCGGCGAGGTGGGCGTCGACGGCGCCGGCGTGCATCCGCAGCAACGCGTCGTCGGAGCGCTCGGCCGCGCGGTAGAGCGGTGCCGCGACCTTGCGGGCCCCGCCGAACCAGCAGGCCGCGACGCCGATCCCGCCCTGCCAGAAGCCCGGCCGGTCGAGATAGGCGCCGGGTTCGCCGATCGGGTCGGCGGGCACGGCATCGAAGGTGACGGTCCCGGTGTCGGAGTCGCGCATACCCGTGTTGGTCCAGGCCGAGCTGTCCGCGGAGACCCCCGGGCGACCGAGATCGACCGCGAACAGTCGGTTGCCGGCGTCGGTGTGCGCGGTGACCAGCGCATGCGTGCACGACGTCGCGCCCGAACACCATTCCTTGATGCCGCTCAGTTCGCAGCCACCCGCGACCGATCGGGCCTCCACGCGGGTGTCGCGCCCCTCGGCGGCCCACACGCCCCAGAACTCGCCCGGGGCGGTCCCGCCGCCACAGATCTCCGCGAGGATGGCGTCGGCATCGGCGTGCGCCTCGACGAGACGGCCCGTGCTGATGTCGTCGGAACAGGCGCGGACGAGAGCGGCGAACCGGTCGAGGGTGTGGCCCCGGCCGGGGCGGGGGAGTGGGAAGGACGGGTCGTCGACGATGGCCCGGGCCCGCGCGGGCGTCACCCGGCTGCCTCCTCGCGCTGGTCGTCGGCCAGGTCTCGCAGGTAGCTCGCGAACCCGTGCCGGGTACGTCCCTCCCGCCGGGTCGATGTGCGGACCGGGACCCGGGCACC
Protein-coding sequences here:
- a CDS encoding acyl-CoA dehydrogenase family protein; protein product: MTPARARAIVDDPSFPLPRPGRGHTLDRFAALVRACSDDISTGRLVEAHADADAILAEICGGGTAPGEFWGVWAAEGRDTRVEARSVAGGCELSGIKEWCSGATSCTHALVTAHTDAGNRLFAVDLGRPGVSADSSAWTNTGMRDSDTGTVTFDAVPADPIGEPGAYLDRPGFWQGGIGVAACWFGGARKVAAPLYRAAERSDDALLRMHAGAVDAHLAAGWAHLQAAAHEIDNDPTASAKRLAFAVRWSVEQIATAVIDRVGRALGPGPLAADPDHAQAVADLTVYIRQSHADRDLAVLGGLTGGRIPGPGSETS